The following are encoded together in the Streptomyces tsukubensis genome:
- a CDS encoding LacI family DNA-binding transcriptional regulator has protein sequence MTVTLSDVAARARVSPATVSRVLNGNYPVAAETRERVLRAVDELDYVLNGPASALAAATSDLVGILVNDIADPFFGIMAGAIQSEIGGPGGRAGGERMAVVCNTGGSPERELTYLTLLQRQRAAAVVLTGGAIEDEEHGAAVAAKLRRLTSAGTRVVLCGRPPLPGEPVKSGGGAADAEGGGLVALTFDNRGGGRHLTEHLIGLGHRRIGYIAGPRERTTTRHRLEGHRDALAAHGVEDDPLLTVHGPYDRASGHGATLELLDRARDLTAIVAANDTVALGACAALRERGLRIPDDVSVAGFDDLPFSIDAVPALTTVRLPLHDAGAWAGRIATGRESPPAGGIATVQGELMVRGSTARPR, from the coding sequence ATGACCGTGACTCTGTCGGATGTGGCGGCCCGCGCCCGGGTCTCACCCGCGACCGTCTCCCGCGTGCTGAACGGGAACTACCCCGTGGCCGCGGAGACGCGGGAGCGGGTGCTGCGCGCGGTGGACGAGCTGGACTACGTCCTCAACGGCCCCGCGAGCGCCCTGGCCGCCGCCACCTCCGACCTGGTGGGGATCCTCGTCAACGACATCGCCGACCCCTTCTTCGGGATCATGGCCGGCGCCATCCAGTCGGAGATCGGCGGCCCCGGCGGGCGCGCGGGGGGCGAGCGGATGGCCGTGGTCTGCAACACCGGCGGCTCACCCGAGCGCGAACTGACCTATCTGACGCTGCTCCAGCGCCAGCGTGCCGCCGCGGTCGTCCTCACCGGCGGGGCCATCGAGGACGAGGAGCACGGTGCGGCCGTCGCGGCGAAGCTCCGGCGGCTGACCTCGGCCGGCACCCGGGTGGTGCTCTGTGGACGGCCGCCGCTGCCGGGCGAGCCCGTGAAGTCGGGCGGGGGCGCGGCGGACGCGGAGGGGGGCGGCCTGGTGGCTCTCACCTTCGACAACCGGGGTGGCGGGCGGCACCTCACCGAGCACCTGATCGGCCTCGGCCACCGGCGTATCGGATACATCGCGGGCCCCAGGGAACGCACCACGACCCGGCACCGCCTGGAGGGCCACCGGGACGCGCTGGCCGCACACGGCGTCGAGGACGATCCGCTCCTCACCGTCCACGGCCCCTACGACAGGGCATCGGGCCACGGAGCGACCCTGGAGCTGCTCGACCGCGCGCGGGACCTGACGGCGATCGTCGCAGCCAACGACACGGTGGCGCTCGGCGCGTGCGCGGCCCTGCGCGAGCGGGGGCTCAGGATCCCCGACGACGTGTCGGTGGCCGGCTTCGACGACCTCCCCTTCAGCATCGACGCGGTACCGGCGCTCACCACGGTCAGACTGCCGCTGCACGACGCGGGCGCCTGGGCGGGCCGTATCGCCACCGGCCGTGAGTCGCCGCCCGCAGGGGGCATCGCCACGGTGCAGGGCGAGCTGATGGTGCGGGGTTCGACGGCGCGACCCCGCTGA
- a CDS encoding SRPBCC family protein, with amino-acid sequence MADTPPYVHVSYIEGAPEKVWGALTDPDLTARYWGHSNVSDWRPGSTWEHRRTDGSGVADVVGTVVENSAPHRLVITWAEPGSDPGPSRVTFTVEPYERIVRLTVIHEGLPPEAAEGAADGWPAVLSNLKTFLETGAPLSSEPWSMP; translated from the coding sequence ATGGCCGACACGCCGCCCTACGTCCATGTGAGCTACATCGAGGGCGCCCCGGAGAAGGTGTGGGGCGCCCTGACCGATCCCGACCTCACGGCCAGGTACTGGGGCCACAGCAATGTCTCCGACTGGCGGCCGGGCTCCACCTGGGAGCACCGGCGTACCGACGGCTCGGGCGTCGCCGATGTCGTCGGCACGGTCGTGGAGAACTCGGCCCCGCACCGTCTCGTGATCACCTGGGCGGAGCCCGGTTCTGATCCCGGTCCTTCGCGGGTCACCTTCACCGTCGAGCCGTACGAGAGGATCGTCCGGCTCACGGTCATCCACGAGGGGTTGCCGCCGGAGGCCGCGGAGGGCGCCGCCGACGGGTGGCCCGCGGTGCTCTCCAACTTGAAGACCTTCCTGGAGACGGGCGCGCCCTTGTCGAGCGAGCCCTGGTCGATGCCGTGA
- a CDS encoding dihydrodipicolinate synthase family protein, translating into MIRLPAAGGVLRDHTPRATPLPLSTEAGPLASRTVFSAAHVVADPYADTTPDGPAAVDWDATLAFRRHLWAQGLGVAEAMDTAQRGMGLDWDTAAELIRRSAAEARSTGGRIACGVGTDQIAAGTGTLDGVLRAYEEQLALVEETGSQAILMASRALAAAAEGPEDYLRVYAHLLRQASEPVILHWLGPMFDPALEGYWGSSDLDAATDTFLQVIAEHPDKVDGVKISLLDAGREIDVRRRLPAGVRCYTGDDFNYPELIAGDEQGFSHALLGIFDPLGPLAARAVRVLDTGDVKGFRELLDPTVELSRHLFAPPTRYYKTGVVLLAWLAGHQDHFAMVGGLQSARSLPHLAHAYELADDLGLFPDPALAEARMRSLLDVYGVTR; encoded by the coding sequence ATGATCAGGCTCCCCGCCGCAGGGGGTGTACTGCGCGACCACACCCCACGCGCCACCCCACTGCCCCTTTCCACCGAGGCGGGCCCGCTCGCCTCCCGTACGGTCTTCTCCGCCGCGCACGTCGTGGCCGACCCGTACGCGGACACCACCCCGGACGGGCCCGCGGCCGTCGACTGGGACGCCACGCTCGCCTTCCGCCGCCACCTGTGGGCGCAGGGGCTCGGCGTCGCGGAGGCCATGGACACCGCCCAGCGCGGGATGGGCCTCGACTGGGACACGGCGGCCGAGCTGATCCGCCGCTCCGCCGCTGAGGCCAGGTCCACGGGCGGCAGGATCGCCTGCGGGGTCGGCACCGACCAGATCGCCGCGGGCACCGGCACCCTGGACGGGGTACTGCGCGCCTACGAGGAGCAGTTGGCCCTCGTGGAGGAGACCGGCTCGCAGGCCATCCTGATGGCGTCCCGTGCTCTGGCGGCCGCGGCCGAGGGGCCCGAGGACTACCTGCGGGTCTACGCCCACCTGCTGCGCCAGGCCTCCGAGCCGGTGATCCTGCACTGGCTCGGCCCCATGTTCGACCCGGCGCTGGAAGGCTACTGGGGCTCGTCCGACCTGGACGCGGCCACCGACACGTTCCTCCAGGTCATCGCGGAACACCCGGACAAGGTCGACGGCGTGAAGATCTCGTTGCTGGACGCGGGACGGGAGATCGACGTACGCCGCAGGCTGCCCGCCGGGGTCCGCTGCTACACGGGCGACGACTTCAACTACCCGGAGCTGATCGCCGGCGACGAACAGGGCTTCAGCCACGCCCTGCTCGGCATCTTCGACCCACTGGGCCCCCTCGCGGCGCGGGCCGTGCGGGTGCTGGACACCGGTGACGTCAAGGGCTTCAGGGAACTGCTCGACCCGACGGTCGAACTCTCCCGCCACCTCTTCGCCCCACCGACCCGCTACTACAAGACGGGCGTGGTCCTCCTGGCCTGGCTGGCGGGCCACCAGGACCACTTCGCGATGGTCGGCGGCCTGCAATCGGCCCGCTCGCTGCCGCATCTGGCACACGCCTACGAACTGGCCGACGATCTGGGCCTGTTCCCGGACCCGGCGCTGGCGGAGGCCCGCATGCGGTCACTGCTCGACGTGTACGGAGTGACCCGGTGA
- a CDS encoding sugar phosphate isomerase/epimerase family protein, whose amino-acid sequence MKLAFSTLGVPGMPIGDVLRCAVDHGYHGVELRAHPEEPLHPGTGAAERAAAVAQFKEAGVEVLGVAGYVKVAAPGDDEPVLAELRALLELARDLGAPYVRVFPGGGTEQSEAEADATAERRLGLGAEYAADLGVRILLETHDSHRTGAAATRVLGTVGHRQVGALWDVMHTWLGGEQPLDTFAALAPYLGYVQVKDIASAEDRTPLALGAGVLPLAEVVEVLSREDWDGWLCWEYEKRWYPAAAELPGQLAAGREHLGRLLHDAA is encoded by the coding sequence ATGAAGCTGGCCTTCTCCACCCTGGGCGTGCCCGGCATGCCGATCGGTGATGTGCTGCGGTGCGCCGTCGACCACGGCTACCACGGTGTCGAGCTGCGCGCCCACCCCGAGGAGCCCCTGCATCCGGGCACCGGCGCGGCGGAACGAGCGGCCGCCGTGGCCCAGTTCAAGGAAGCGGGCGTCGAGGTGCTCGGCGTCGCCGGATACGTCAAGGTGGCCGCGCCCGGCGACGACGAACCGGTCCTCGCGGAGCTGCGTGCCCTGCTGGAGCTGGCCAGGGACCTCGGCGCGCCCTACGTACGGGTCTTCCCCGGCGGCGGTACGGAGCAGAGCGAGGCGGAGGCCGACGCGACAGCCGAGCGCAGGCTCGGCCTGGGCGCGGAGTACGCGGCCGACCTCGGCGTGCGGATCCTGCTGGAGACCCACGACTCGCACCGCACGGGCGCGGCGGCGACAAGGGTGCTCGGTACGGTCGGCCACCGCCAGGTGGGCGCGCTCTGGGACGTGATGCACACCTGGCTCGGCGGTGAGCAGCCGCTCGACACCTTCGCCGCGCTCGCCCCGTATCTCGGCTACGTCCAGGTCAAGGACATCGCCTCCGCCGAGGACAGGACACCGCTGGCGCTCGGCGCCGGGGTGCTGCCGCTGGCCGAGGTCGTCGAGGTGCTGAGCCGCGAGGACTGGGACGGCTGGCTGTGCTGGGAGTACGAGAAGCGCTGGTACCCGGCGGCGGCCGAGCTGCCTGGACAGCTCGCGGCGGGCCGGGAGCACCTGGGGCGGCTGCTCCACGACGCGGCCTGA
- the recD2 gene encoding SF1B family DNA helicase RecD2, translated as MASTDPPARPGQPGGPALAVLEGVLERVTYANEENGYTVARVDTGRGAGDLLTVVGALLGAQPGESLRMQGRWGSHPQYGKQFTVENYTTLLPATIQGIRRYLGSGLIKGIGPVMADRITTHFGLDTLDVIEQEPKRLIEVPGLGPKRTAKIAAAWEEQKAIKEVMVFLQGVGVSTSIAVRIYKKYGDASISVVKGQPYRLAADVWGIGFLTADRIAQSVGIPHDSPERVKAGLQYALSQSTDQGHCFLPQEQLLADAVKLLQVDIGLVIDCLAELAGEDEGVVREEVPGPDGGEPVTAVYLVPFHRAELSLSGQVRRLLRSDEDRLPGFKAVDWTKALAWLATRTGASLAPEQEEAVRLALTRKVAVLTGGPGCGKSFTVRSIVELARARHAKVVLAAPTGRAAKRLSVLTGAEASTVHRLLELKPGGDAAYDKDRPLDADLVVVDEASMLDLLLANKLVKAVAPGAHLLLVGDVDQLPSVGAGEVLRDLLAEGGPVPAVRLTRIFRQAQKSGVVTNAHRINSGAPPLTQGLNDFFLFVQDDTEEAGRLTVDVAARRVPAKFGLDPRRDIQVLAPMHRGPAGAGVLNGLLQQAITPARPDLPEKRFGGRVFRVGDKVTQIRNNYEKGQSGVFNGTVGVVTGLDEVEQRLTVLTDEDEEIPYDFDELDELSHAYAVTIHRSQGSEYPAVVIPVTNSAWMMLQRNLLYTAVTRAKKLVVLVGSRRALGQAVRTVSAGRRCTALDHRLSDRLRAQLS; from the coding sequence ATGGCAAGTACCGACCCCCCAGCGCGCCCCGGACAACCCGGCGGGCCCGCCCTCGCCGTGCTCGAAGGTGTGTTGGAGCGCGTCACCTACGCGAACGAGGAGAACGGGTACACCGTCGCCCGCGTCGACACCGGACGCGGTGCCGGTGACCTGTTGACGGTCGTCGGGGCGCTGCTCGGGGCGCAGCCCGGGGAGTCGCTGCGGATGCAGGGGCGTTGGGGATCACACCCGCAGTACGGCAAGCAGTTCACCGTCGAGAACTACACGACCCTTCTCCCCGCCACCATCCAGGGCATCCGCCGCTACCTCGGCTCCGGGCTCATCAAAGGCATCGGGCCCGTGATGGCCGACCGGATCACCACCCACTTCGGCCTCGACACCCTCGATGTCATCGAGCAGGAGCCGAAGCGGCTCATCGAGGTGCCGGGGCTCGGCCCCAAGCGGACCGCGAAGATCGCCGCGGCCTGGGAGGAGCAGAAGGCCATCAAGGAAGTCATGGTCTTCCTCCAGGGCGTGGGCGTCTCCACCTCCATCGCCGTACGCATCTACAAGAAGTACGGGGACGCCTCGATCTCCGTCGTGAAGGGGCAGCCCTACCGGCTCGCCGCCGACGTCTGGGGGATCGGCTTCCTCACCGCCGACCGCATCGCGCAGTCGGTCGGCATCCCGCACGACAGCCCCGAACGCGTCAAGGCGGGGCTTCAGTACGCGCTGTCGCAATCCACCGACCAGGGCCACTGCTTCCTGCCCCAGGAACAGCTCCTCGCCGACGCGGTGAAGCTCCTCCAGGTCGACATCGGGCTGGTCATCGACTGCCTGGCCGAGCTGGCGGGGGAGGACGAGGGCGTCGTACGCGAGGAGGTGCCGGGCCCCGACGGCGGGGAGCCCGTCACCGCGGTGTATCTCGTACCCTTCCACCGCGCGGAACTGTCCCTCTCCGGTCAGGTGCGGCGGCTGCTGCGGTCCGACGAGGACCGGCTGCCCGGCTTCAAGGCCGTCGACTGGACGAAGGCGCTCGCCTGGCTCGCCACCCGTACGGGGGCGAGTCTCGCGCCCGAGCAGGAGGAGGCCGTCAGGCTCGCCCTGACCCGTAAGGTCGCCGTCCTCACCGGAGGCCCCGGCTGCGGAAAGTCGTTCACGGTCCGCTCCATCGTGGAACTCGCCCGAGCCCGGCACGCCAAGGTCGTCCTCGCCGCGCCCACCGGCCGTGCCGCCAAACGTCTCTCCGTGCTGACGGGGGCGGAGGCGTCCACCGTGCACCGGCTCCTCGAACTGAAGCCGGGCGGGGACGCCGCCTACGACAAGGACCGGCCGCTCGACGCCGACCTCGTCGTCGTGGACGAGGCGTCCATGCTCGATCTGCTCCTCGCCAACAAGCTGGTGAAGGCCGTCGCGCCCGGCGCCCACCTCCTGCTGGTCGGCGACGTCGACCAGCTTCCCTCGGTCGGCGCCGGGGAGGTACTGCGTGACCTGCTCGCCGAGGGCGGCCCGGTACCCGCCGTACGGCTCACCCGGATCTTCCGGCAGGCCCAGAAGTCCGGTGTCGTCACCAACGCGCACCGCATCAACTCTGGTGCTCCGCCGCTCACCCAGGGGCTGAACGACTTCTTCCTCTTCGTCCAGGACGACACGGAGGAGGCGGGCCGGCTCACCGTGGACGTGGCGGCCAGACGCGTGCCCGCCAAGTTCGGCCTCGACCCGCGCAGGGACATCCAGGTCCTCGCCCCGATGCACCGGGGACCGGCGGGCGCCGGGGTCCTCAACGGCCTTCTCCAGCAGGCGATCACCCCGGCGAGGCCCGATCTGCCGGAGAAGCGCTTCGGCGGCCGGGTATTCCGTGTCGGGGACAAGGTCACCCAGATCAGGAACAACTACGAGAAGGGGCAGAGCGGCGTCTTCAACGGCACGGTCGGCGTGGTCACCGGGCTCGACGAGGTCGAGCAGCGGCTCACCGTCCTGACCGACGAGGACGAGGAGATCCCCTACGACTTCGACGAGCTGGACGAGTTGTCCCACGCCTACGCCGTGACGATCCACCGCTCGCAGGGCAGTGAGTACCCGGCGGTGGTCATCCCCGTCACCAACAGCGCGTGGATGATGCTCCAGCGCAACCTGCTCTACACGGCCGTGACGCGCGCGAAGAAACTCGTCGTCCTCGTGGGTTCGAGGAGGGCACTCGGCCAGGCCGTGCGTACAGTTTCCGCGGGCAGGAGATGCACAGCACTGGACCACCGGCTCTCCGACAGGCTCCGCGCACAGCTCTCGTGA
- a CDS encoding sugar phosphate isomerase/epimerase family protein, which yields MTVKQLSLPELAAACVELGVGGVGLWREPVRAYGVEAAAKLVRDAGLNVTTLCRGGFLTAIDAGERAAALEDNRRAIDEAVTLGTNVLVLVSGGLPVGSHDLKGARERIAEGLAELAPYAGERGVRLAIEPLHPMFASDRCVVSTLDQALDIAERFPADQVGVCVDTYHVWWDDRAPAGIVRAAEGGRLHTFQLADWITPLPEGVLNGRGQLGDGSIDMREWRERVEAVGYTGPIEVEIFNDELWAGDGRALLAKTAERFTEQVW from the coding sequence ATGACGGTGAAGCAGCTCTCCCTCCCCGAACTCGCCGCGGCCTGCGTCGAACTCGGCGTGGGCGGGGTGGGGCTGTGGCGGGAGCCCGTGCGGGCGTACGGAGTGGAGGCGGCGGCGAAGCTCGTACGGGACGCGGGGCTGAACGTCACGACCCTGTGCAGGGGCGGCTTCCTGACGGCGATCGACGCGGGGGAGCGGGCGGCGGCGCTTGAGGACAACCGCAGGGCGATCGACGAGGCGGTAACGCTCGGCACGAACGTACTGGTACTGGTCTCCGGCGGCCTGCCGGTGGGGAGCCACGACCTCAAGGGCGCCCGGGAACGCATCGCGGAAGGACTGGCGGAGCTGGCCCCGTACGCGGGGGAGCGAGGGGTACGGCTCGCCATCGAGCCCCTGCACCCCATGTTCGCCTCGGACCGCTGCGTCGTCTCGACCCTGGACCAGGCCCTGGACATCGCGGAACGTTTCCCCGCGGACCAGGTCGGCGTCTGCGTGGACACGTACCACGTCTGGTGGGACGACCGGGCGCCCGCGGGGATCGTCAGGGCGGCGGAGGGCGGCAGGCTGCACACCTTCCAGCTCGCGGATTGGATCACCCCGCTGCCGGAGGGCGTGCTCAACGGCAGGGGCCAGCTCGGTGACGGATCGATCGACATGCGCGAGTGGCGCGAACGCGTCGAGGCGGTGGGCTACACAGGCCCCATCGAGGTCGAGATCTTCAACGACGAACTGTGGGCGGGGGACGGCCGCGCATTGCTGGCGAAGACGGCGGAACGCTTCACGGAACAGGTCTGGTAG
- a CDS encoding Gfo/Idh/MocA family protein, with translation MTRKTVRIAMNGVTGRMGYRQHLVRSILALREQGGLELADGTVLWPEPVLVGRREQALRALAERHGLEHWTTDVDEVLADPSVDIYFDAQVTSAREESLKKAIAAGKHIYTEKPTATGLDGALELARLAERAGIKHGVVQDKLFLPGLLKLKRLIDGGFFGKILSVRGEFGYWVFEGDWQTAQRPSWNYRAQDGGGIVVDMFPHWEYVLHELFGRVTTVQAVATTHVPVRWDEQGKPYDATADDSAYGVFQLEGGAVAQINSSWAVRVNRDELVEFQVDGVEGSAVAGLRKCRVQHRSATPKPVWNPDLPATESFRDQWQEVPDNGEFDNGFKAQWELFLQHVYADAPYRWDLLAGARGVQLAELGLRSSAEGVRLDVPEIAL, from the coding sequence GTGACACGCAAGACGGTGCGCATAGCCATGAACGGTGTGACGGGGCGCATGGGTTACCGCCAGCACCTCGTCCGTTCGATCCTCGCCCTGCGCGAACAGGGCGGCCTCGAACTCGCCGACGGCACGGTGCTGTGGCCCGAGCCCGTCCTCGTGGGCCGCAGGGAGCAGGCGCTGCGCGCCCTCGCCGAGCGGCACGGACTCGAACACTGGACCACCGACGTCGACGAGGTGCTCGCCGACCCGTCCGTCGACATCTACTTCGACGCGCAGGTCACGTCAGCGCGTGAGGAGTCCCTGAAGAAGGCCATAGCCGCCGGGAAGCACATCTACACCGAGAAGCCGACCGCGACCGGCCTGGACGGCGCCCTGGAGCTGGCCAGGCTCGCGGAGCGCGCCGGTATCAAGCACGGAGTCGTCCAGGACAAGCTGTTCCTGCCGGGCCTGCTGAAGCTGAAGCGCCTCATCGACGGCGGTTTCTTCGGCAAGATCCTGTCGGTGCGCGGCGAGTTCGGCTACTGGGTCTTCGAGGGCGACTGGCAGACCGCCCAGCGGCCGAGCTGGAACTACCGCGCGCAGGACGGCGGCGGCATCGTCGTCGACATGTTCCCGCACTGGGAGTACGTACTGCACGAGCTGTTCGGCCGGGTCACCACCGTCCAGGCCGTCGCCACCACACACGTACCGGTGCGCTGGGACGAGCAGGGCAAGCCGTACGACGCGACGGCGGACGACTCCGCGTACGGCGTCTTCCAGTTGGAGGGCGGGGCCGTCGCGCAGATCAACTCCTCGTGGGCGGTACGCGTCAACCGGGACGAACTCGTCGAGTTCCAGGTGGACGGTGTCGAGGGGTCGGCCGTGGCCGGGCTGCGCAAGTGCCGTGTCCAGCACCGTTCCGCCACCCCCAAGCCGGTGTGGAACCCCGATCTGCCCGCCACCGAGTCCTTCCGTGACCAGTGGCAGGAAGTCCCCGACAACGGCGAGTTCGACAACGGCTTCAAGGCACAGTGGGAGCTGTTCCTCCAGCACGTGTACGCCGACGCCCCCTACCGCTGGGACCTGCTGGCGGGCGCGCGCGGTGTGCAACTCGCGGAACTGGGACTCCGGTCCTCCGCCGAGGGCGTGCGGCTCGACGTGCCGGAGATCGCCCTGTGA
- a CDS encoding citrate synthase — protein MRDDVSESDNSVVLRYGDGEYTYPVIDSTVGDKGFDIGKLRAQTGLVTLDSGYGNTAAYKSGITYLDGEQGILRYRGYPIEQLAERSTFTEVAYLLINGELPTVDELSTFKNDITQHTLLHEDVKRFYDGFPRDAHPMAMLSSVVSALSTFYQDSHNPFDEQQRNLSTIRLLAKLPTIAAYAYKKSIGHPVVYPRNDLGYVENFLRMTFSVPAAEYDLDPVVVSALDKLLILHADHEQNCSTSTVRLVGSSQANMFASISAGISALWGPLHGGANASVLEMLEGIRESGSDVDTFIRKVKNKEDGVKLMGFGHRVYKNFDPRAKIIKAAAHDVLSALGKSDELLDIALKLEEHALADDYFVERKLYPNVDFYTGLIYRAMGFPTEMFTVLFALGRLPGWIAQWHEMIKEPGSRIGRPRQIYTGIVERDFKPVEER, from the coding sequence GTGAGGGATGACGTGAGCGAGAGCGACAACTCTGTAGTACTGCGGTACGGCGATGGCGAGTACACCTATCCGGTGATCGACAGCACCGTCGGCGACAAGGGCTTCGACATCGGGAAGCTCCGAGCCCAGACCGGTCTGGTGACTCTGGACAGCGGATACGGCAACACCGCCGCCTATAAATCCGGGATCACCTATCTCGACGGGGAGCAGGGCATCCTGCGCTACCGCGGGTATCCCATCGAGCAGCTCGCTGAGCGCAGCACCTTCACCGAGGTGGCTTACCTGCTGATCAATGGTGAGCTTCCGACCGTCGACGAGCTTTCCACTTTCAAGAACGACATCACGCAGCACACGCTGCTGCACGAGGACGTCAAGCGGTTCTACGACGGCTTCCCGCGTGACGCCCACCCGATGGCGATGCTGTCCTCGGTCGTCAGCGCGCTGTCGACGTTCTACCAGGACAGCCACAACCCGTTCGACGAGCAGCAGCGCAACCTGTCGACGATCCGGCTGCTCGCCAAGCTGCCGACGATCGCCGCCTACGCGTACAAGAAGTCGATCGGCCACCCGGTCGTCTACCCGCGCAACGACCTCGGCTACGTCGAGAACTTCCTGCGCATGACCTTCTCGGTGCCGGCCGCCGAGTACGATCTCGACCCGGTCGTGGTCAGCGCGCTCGACAAGCTGCTGATCCTGCACGCGGACCACGAGCAGAACTGTTCGACCTCCACCGTGCGTCTGGTCGGCTCGTCGCAGGCGAACATGTTCGCCTCGATCTCGGCCGGTATCTCCGCGCTGTGGGGTCCGCTGCACGGTGGCGCCAACGCGTCGGTGCTGGAGATGCTGGAAGGCATCCGCGAGTCCGGCTCCGACGTCGACACCTTCATCCGCAAGGTGAAGAACAAGGAAGACGGCGTGAAGCTCATGGGCTTCGGGCACCGCGTCTACAAGAACTTCGACCCCCGGGCGAAGATCATCAAGGCTGCGGCGCACGACGTCCTCTCCGCTCTCGGCAAGTCCGACGAGCTGCTGGACATCGCCCTGAAGCTCGAAGAGCACGCGCTGGCCGACGACTACTTCGTCGAGCGCAAGCTCTACCCGAACGTGGACTTCTACACCGGTCTCATCTACCGGGCCATGGGCTTCCCGACCGAGATGTTCACCGTGCTCTTCGCGCTCGGCCGGCTCCCCGGCTGGATCGCCCAGTGGCACGAGATGATCAAGGAGCCGGGATCCCGTATCGGCCGCCCGCGTCAGATCTACACGGGCATCGTCGAGCGCGACTTCAAGCCGGTCGAAGAGCGCTGA